A genomic stretch from Methanomassiliicoccales archaeon includes:
- a CDS encoding copper-translocating P-type ATPase encodes MKDEHKHERPIAAEKVEEKKKATFPVIGMTCATCAETIEHVLSELDGVESASVNLAAERATVVYDPKKIQIDDMRNAVKAAGYEIVLNDVTLSISGMTCATCAETIETALNRLEGVHSAIVNLASEKARIQYDPNLVRLSDIKRAIREAGYDVLEAETIDEEKLAREKEMKRQKNLLIFSLSLSIPTFLLTTILDFSLIRVTEEMMKIGNIVLFILATPVQFIAGYQFYVGSYKALRNKRANMDTLIAIGTSAAYFYSTTVVFFPSIIPFEHVYFDTSALIISLILLGKYLEAKAKGKTSEAIRKLMNLQAKTARVLQNDQEIEIPIEELEVGDIFVVRPGETIASDGIVIDGHSSVDESMISGESIPVEKEVGSEVIGGSINKNGLLKVRATRIGKDTVLAQIVRLVEEAQGSKAPIQRIADHVSAYFVPAVIVIAFVSALLWYFVGYDVFEITVPRFIFSLSIFITILVIACPCALGLATPTAIMVGTGKGAEFGILIKSGEALELAGRINIVVFDKTGTLTKGEPEVTDVISISQEEEEIIRYAAIAEKGSEHPLGEAIIRRAKEMGIEIPDADEFETLPGKGVVVNFRGSRILFGNRTLMKSAQIDISMIEDLMRKIEDEGKTVMILALNGKVIGLVAVADVLKETSKEAVAELKKMRIEVAMITGDNWRTANVIAKKLGIDRVLAEVLPEDKAKEIIKLQKEGKIVGMVGDGINDAPALAQADIGIAIGSGTDVAIETGDIVLIRNDLRDVVAAIQLSRKTMSKIRQNLFWAFAYNTAGIPIAAGVLFPFFGILLQPVIAAAAMAMSSVSVVSNALLLKRYVPEIRKRR; translated from the coding sequence ATGAAAGACGAGCACAAGCACGAACGACCTATAGCTGCTGAAAAAGTCGAAGAAAAGAAAAAGGCGACCTTTCCCGTCATTGGAATGACCTGCGCAACCTGTGCAGAGACGATCGAGCATGTCCTTTCCGAGTTAGATGGCGTTGAATCTGCTTCAGTTAACCTCGCAGCGGAAAGAGCGACCGTAGTTTACGACCCCAAGAAGATTCAAATCGATGATATGAGAAATGCCGTCAAAGCGGCTGGCTATGAAATTGTACTCAACGACGTGACCCTTTCGATTTCGGGCATGACTTGCGCAACTTGCGCCGAAACGATCGAGACCGCATTGAACCGCCTTGAGGGGGTACACAGCGCGATTGTCAATCTGGCAAGTGAAAAAGCAAGAATACAATATGATCCCAATCTTGTAAGACTCTCCGATATTAAAAGAGCGATCAGGGAAGCAGGTTACGATGTTCTCGAAGCGGAGACTATTGATGAGGAGAAGTTGGCTAGAGAGAAAGAGATGAAAAGGCAGAAGAATCTGCTCATTTTCAGCCTCTCTTTGAGTATTCCAACATTCCTCCTTACCACGATCCTTGATTTCTCTCTGATTAGAGTCACTGAAGAAATGATGAAAATCGGAAACATTGTGCTGTTTATTTTGGCAACACCGGTACAGTTCATCGCAGGCTACCAATTCTATGTCGGCAGTTACAAAGCTCTGCGCAATAAAAGGGCTAACATGGATACACTCATTGCGATTGGCACATCGGCCGCTTATTTTTACAGCACGACTGTTGTTTTCTTTCCGTCGATTATACCATTCGAACATGTCTATTTTGATACATCAGCTCTCATCATCTCTCTAATCCTGCTTGGAAAATACCTGGAAGCAAAGGCGAAGGGGAAGACTTCAGAGGCTATTAGAAAGCTGATGAACCTTCAGGCCAAAACCGCTCGCGTTCTACAAAACGATCAGGAGATCGAAATACCAATCGAAGAGCTCGAAGTCGGCGATATCTTTGTGGTAAGGCCAGGAGAAACGATCGCTTCAGATGGTATCGTTATCGATGGACATTCTTCCGTCGACGAGTCGATGATTTCAGGAGAAAGCATCCCTGTTGAGAAAGAGGTGGGCTCGGAGGTTATTGGCGGTTCAATCAATAAGAATGGACTGCTCAAGGTGCGCGCGACGAGAATCGGAAAAGATACGGTGCTTGCGCAGATCGTCAGGCTCGTTGAGGAGGCGCAGGGTTCCAAAGCGCCTATCCAGCGTATCGCCGACCACGTTTCGGCCTACTTTGTCCCCGCGGTCATCGTAATTGCTTTTGTCAGTGCACTTCTGTGGTATTTTGTTGGATACGATGTCTTTGAGATTACAGTACCTCGTTTCATCTTTTCTCTTTCAATTTTCATTACTATCCTAGTCATTGCGTGTCCATGCGCGCTCGGACTTGCAACACCCACTGCCATTATGGTGGGAACTGGAAAAGGTGCGGAGTTTGGAATACTGATCAAGAGCGGAGAAGCTCTCGAATTGGCTGGTAGAATCAATATTGTCGTTTTCGATAAGACTGGTACTCTGACAAAGGGAGAACCGGAAGTAACCGATGTGATTTCTATTTCGCAGGAAGAAGAGGAAATCATAAGGTACGCTGCAATCGCAGAAAAGGGATCGGAACATCCACTTGGAGAGGCGATCATTCGGCGCGCAAAAGAAATGGGAATTGAAATACCTGACGCGGATGAATTTGAGACTTTACCTGGAAAAGGAGTTGTTGTGAATTTTCGTGGATCAAGGATTCTTTTCGGTAACAGGACCCTCATGAAAAGCGCGCAGATCGATATCTCAATGATTGAGGACTTGATGCGGAAGATCGAGGATGAAGGAAAGACTGTGATGATCCTTGCGCTCAACGGAAAAGTCATCGGTTTAGTCGCTGTGGCAGATGTTTTAAAAGAAACTTCAAAAGAGGCAGTTGCTGAATTGAAGAAGATGAGGATCGAGGTTGCGATGATCACAGGCGACAACTGGAGAACTGCAAATGTGATTGCGAAAAAACTGGGAATTGATAGGGTACTGGCAGAGGTGCTTCCGGAGGATAAAGCTAAGGAAATCATAAAACTTCAAAAGGAGGGAAAGATCGTGGGAATGGTCGGTGATGGAATCAACGACGCGCCCGCCCTCGCGCAAGCAGACATCGGCATCGCGATAGGCAGCGGCACAGATGTTGCGATTGAAACGGGCGATATTGTCTTGATAAGAAACGATCTGCGGGACGTCGTTGCAGCGATTCAATTGAGCAGAAAAACGATGAGCAAGATCCGACAGAATCTGTTTT
- a CDS encoding RidA family protein, with protein sequence MKKIVSTDRAPKPIGPYSQAVVAGGFIFCSGQIGIDPETNQLVRSSIADETRQVLKNLKAIVEAAGSSFENAVRATVYLTSLDYFKEMNEAYKEFFPSAPPSRATVEVSNLAMGARVEIDLIVAVK encoded by the coding sequence ATGAAGAAGATAGTAAGTACCGATCGTGCTCCGAAACCTATCGGACCTTACTCCCAAGCAGTCGTTGCAGGCGGTTTCATTTTCTGCTCTGGTCAGATTGGCATTGATCCTGAAACAAATCAGCTCGTCAGATCAAGTATCGCTGATGAAACTAGACAAGTCCTGAAGAACCTGAAAGCGATTGTCGAGGCGGCCGGATCTTCCTTTGAAAATGCCGTACGGGCGACGGTCTATTTGACGAGTCTCGATTATTTCAAAGAAATGAATGAAGCGTATAAGGAATTCTTTCCGAGTGCTCCGCCATCAAGAGCAACTGTGGAAGTTTCGAATCTCGCCATGGGTGCGAGGGTAGAGATCGATCTTATCGTGGCAGTAAAATAA
- a CDS encoding winged helix-turn-helix transcriptional regulator produces the protein MMELDEVDINILKTLQDNGRLSFRQVSEKVKVSVPTVSHKIADMENLGIIRGYQAVLDTERLGELSVILTVKAKPSELNSVAERFRNDENVRKLFILSNSRLHMICTFSNSHLINDFVSRLGEIPEIIEYEISNIIQVVKENQRALVVPNLKLILQCQSCKKDIKGEPVRIKSDRREYFFCSNTCAMAFQEKMEKLKAKPQS, from the coding sequence ATGATGGAACTTGATGAAGTCGATATCAATATACTTAAAACCCTTCAAGATAATGGTCGATTATCTTTTAGGCAAGTATCTGAAAAGGTTAAGGTGAGTGTTCCGACAGTCAGTCATAAAATCGCGGATATGGAGAATCTTGGGATTATCCGAGGGTATCAAGCGGTTCTGGATACTGAAAGGCTCGGCGAGCTCAGCGTCATCTTGACGGTTAAAGCCAAACCCTCGGAACTGAATTCCGTCGCGGAACGTTTTCGAAATGATGAGAATGTGAGGAAGCTTTTCATATTGAGCAACAGCCGCCTCCACATGATCTGCACATTTAGCAATTCCCATCTTATTAATGATTTTGTCAGCCGTCTCGGAGAGATTCCGGAAATTATCGAATACGAAATATCAAATATCATTCAGGTCGTGAAAGAAAATCAGAGAGCCTTGGTCGTTCCGAATCTTAAACTCATTCTTCAATGCCAATCATGCAAGAAAGATATCAAGGGTGAACCCGTTCGAATCAAATCTGATCGAAGAGAGTACTTTTTCTGTAGCAACACCTGCGCTATGGCATTCCAAGAAAAAATGGAGAAACTCAAGGCGAAGCCTCAAAGCTGA